The genomic window AGTTTTCTTGGGCCACCTATGGCCTACTGCCCTGGGTTGTCTTTATGTTTAAGCATTATGCAAACCGTGGTTCTTACTGGCAAcactttataaataatttacattaatCAGTAAAACTTAAACTTGTGGAACTGGAGAGACCACTGTTTGTAATACACTGAAGGAAACTTAAAATGGACTTTTCTCCTAGAAAAGACGTGGTAATTCCAGGCTATTAATTGGTGATTCAGTCGGATAGTCATCTGTTTTTCTTCAACATGTTGATTATTTATGACATACATGATATTATGCCAGGTGTTAGAGCCATAACAGCGAACAAGACATGATCCTTGCCTTCATAGTCTAATCTTATCTATAATTTAGAGCATCCACATTTAGGTCTTCCTTTGTGCAGCTGCCATTGAGATACTGCGGAAGGTGTTCTATGTTTAGACCCAAGGTTTGTGGAGAAAATATTTAGTGTGACTAGCACTGTGTTTACTAGGGAAGAGTGAAAATGACAATAAATGGAAATCATGCCAGCTATccactccctcaaaaaaaaaaaccctacaaagcAGCTGTCACCTTACACCCTTTTGTCTCCTTTCTTCTCATTATTTTGCTGTGTATAGTTAGTGTGATAGGCTGTTGGAGAAACTGTTTTTAGGAACCTTGACAAATGGGAACAATTCTAGCTTTGTGAGAAACATTAAGAAAGTGAAGTCCATCAGTGTTTTCCAGGGAGTCTTTAAGACCATGTTCAGGCCACTTTTTGGGAAAAACCTGATCTGGTGTTGCCTTTTTTCCCAACTCCCTAATCCCTGAGTTAAGTTAGATTTTCTTCCTAAGTGTTGCCATAATAACCTGTGATGACTATATCGTATGATAATCTATGTATTTGATTCACCTGCTAGAGATAGGCTTAAGACTGTTTTTCCAGCTTTTATGCCTGGGTTAGTATAGTGTCTGCAACGTgggagatgctcaataaatgtcacaTGATAGCAGCAAAGGTAAAGTTGCCACTCACTTACACCATCATAAAGATCCGAAGAAAcagttaaggagaaaaaaatcctagGAGCTGCATGAGAAATCGGCAtctttatgtgaaaaaaaaaatttttttttggccaagcatggtggctcacacctgtaatctcaacactttgggaggccaaagcaggtggatcacttgagtctgtgagctcgagaccagcctgggtaacatagcgagaccctgtttctactgaaagtAACTGGGCATGACAGtgagtgcttgtagtcccagctaccccagaggttgaggtggttggattgcttgagcctgggaggtggagggtgcagtgagccaagatagtgccactgtactccagccggcgCTACAGAaggagaccgtgtctcaaaaaacaaccagAATTGATGTATTCTTTGGCTATACTACTAAATTACATTGactatttatccatttatcttaGATAATATTAATTTAGGTGAATATATAACTTccctttttcatttattgtaaaatgtatcatcataaaactttttttccccaaacttttaagttcaggggtacgtgtgcaggatgtgcaggtttgttacataggtaaacgtttGCCATGATGGTTTACTGCACAGAtaatcccatcacctaggtattaatcCTAGCATAtactattcttcctgatcctcttcctcctcccaccccaaccctccgacaggccccagtgtgtggtgttccccccaacatgtgtccatgggttctcatcatttagctcccacttataagtgagaacatgcagtatttggtttccttttcctgcattagtttgctacggataatggcctccagctccatccatatctctgcaaaggatgtgatcttgttcctttttatgttgcacagtattccatggtctatatgtaccacattttctttatccagtctatcgttgatgggcatttaggttgattccatgtctttgctgttgtgaatagtgcttcagtgaacatacacgtgcatgtgtctttatagtagaatgatttatattcctttggttatataccgaGTAATGGGTTTGCTAGGTAAAagggtatttctgcctctaggtctttgaggaatcaccacactgtcttccacaatggttgaactaatttacactcccaccaacagtaaaagcgttcctttttctccacaaccttgccagcacctgtcataacataaaacttaccattctaaccatttttaactgtacaattcagtgacattaggTACATTTGTATTGTCACCACTATCTATCtttagaactttttcattttcccaaactgaaactccatacccattgaACGATTACTCCCCAGTTTCCTACCCTCTAGCTTTtgataaccactgttctactttctgtccctataaATAGGACTATTCTAAGTAACTcattaagtggaatcatacaataaatgttcttttgtgacttttttcatttagcatactgtctccaaggttcatccatgtagcaTATTATCAGAATTTTctaagtctgaataatattccatgtatataccacattttgtttatccattcatctgctggtgggcatttgcattgtttccaccttttggttattgtgaataatcctGTTTTGAATATGTGTGTACAAATCTCTCTTcaatccctgctttcagttcttttgagtatgtacctaaaagtggaattgctggatcatgtggtaactCTGTTTAATTTATTGAGGGATTGCCATACTGTTACCTGTAACAactacatcattttacattcccaccagtaatgcacaaggattccaatttctccacattaaAGCTAACACTTgtgattttctggttttgtttttttgtttgtttttgataatagcaATCCAACTAGGTGTGAAGTGCTgttagtggttttgatttgcatttcttaataATGAGTGATGCTGAACAAACATCTTTTTCATGTTTCATGATATTTGTTGGGCATTtgtatgtatcttctttggagaaatgtctattcaagtcctttgcccatttttataatCAGGATTTTTTGTTGTCCAGTTGTATAAGTTATATAATCTAGATATttaccccttatcagatatgattataaatattttcatccatTCTGCGGGTTGCccttttactctgttgatagcatcttttgttaaataaaagtttttaattttgttaaagtcccctttctcttttctttttttttctttttttgcagggCATGGGGTGttctgcttttggtgtcatatccctGTTACTTCTTCTATTGTGATACCTGTTGGGTTTAGTATCAGTACTATGCTGATCTTATGAATTTGGAAGCTTTTCATCTTTCTCTATGctctggaaatattttaatagtatataatttttccaatttttaaaaaacaagttgaTATAGTCCTGAGATTGAACAGTGATTTTAGGTGTATGAGAGGATGATGGGAAAGGACAGATCATAAAACTGctaaaagggaaacaaaattaGAAGATACTAGTGTATAGGTACTGGTTTCTACACTAATGCAAGTATAATACTGCATACAGCATTTCCACTTATCTATTACCTTTTAACCAAAAGTTTTGAGCATCTTGGAGAGGtgtagggatgtgtgtgtgttatgtggtTGGTTTTTTGTCAGGGATGTTTTTCTGAAAACACTTGGTAGGGAAAATAGGATTCCCTTATTAAAAATCTTTGTAAGATGAATCCATTCGAGAAAGCAAGAAACAAGAACATCTATAATTGTTCACATCAGAGGTGGTTAAGAATAAGGAGAAAATTTTGGTTTTAAGTGTCATTCATTATCCTTCCacttaactttttcatttttgtattccaGTCAAGAAAAGTATGTTTTAGGCACTTGTAATACTAATATATTGGAAAAACAATGTTAAGTCATTGCATTGTGGGGTAAGTCTACAGATAGGTCAGACTAAATGTTGTTCCTTTTGACTTAGGAGCTGAAGTTGCCCTCCTATAAAGGCCAGTCCCCTCAATTAAGTCTCAGACGGTATTTTGCTGACTTGATTGCCATTGTGAGCAATCGCTTCACGCTCTGCCCTTCTGCCCGCCATCTTGCTGTCTATTTACTGGACCTGTTTATGGACCGCTATGACATCTCTATCCAGCAGCTGCATTTAGTTGCGCTTTCCTGCCTGCTTCTAGCAAGTAAGTATGAATCTGATTTACATGACTGGAAATTTCTGatgtttatataataaaataaatttatgtagaACTCAGTGAAATATCATCAAATCCCATTCATTCCAGTTCACTAGTATCAGTAAGCTTAAAAGTGCTTCTCAGTGCAATAATTCTTAACCAGACATTGAAAAATGGCTTTGGAACCTGTTAAAAACATGTGCCTAAGCCGTACATCCTCGGCCACTCCAGATCTACTAAGACAAAATCTACATAATGGGTACTgggtattttttaactttttgaaaaagttCCAAAGGTGATTTTGCTTTACCTTCCAATTGAGAACCATTGTCTTAAAACAGTGGTTCTAAACCAGGAGCAGTTTTGTCCCACAGGGAACACTTGGCAATGTGTACAGACGTTTGGTTGTCACATCTGGTGATAGAGTGGGAGATGCTTTTTTAGCATCTAGTACATAGAGGcctgggatgctgctaaacatcctgtaGTGTACAGGACAGTTCCCCATAACAAAATTCTCTGTCCCAAAACATCAATGGAGCTGAAGTTGAGAAACTGTCTTAAAAGTACCATACTCttatattaaaatactttctaCTGACTACATAATGAGTTGGCTTAATGAACTAAAAGTTAATGTGCAACTACTACAAATGTGAAAACTTTTGCTTATGCATTAGACCAACTATGTAGTAGGCTCCAAGATACAATCTGATACAACCATGTTTGTTACTCAGTACAGAAAATACTGGTGGACCTTTtggcctctctttctctttacatCTTCCTGTATCTCATTTCATTGCTTTTTGGTACTCTCACTGAAGATAGGGCACGTAAAGGAATTgaaattgtgtttctttcttttaataatgtGGAAGATTGTATTTGATATGGAGGTTGAATCAGTAATATAGTTTCTATATTCATGTCATTACAGTAGAAATTTATAGTATGTAGATGTATTGATAACCTTCACTTTTAACTCCTACTTGAGGGATAAAGATTGTATTTGATATTGAAGTTAAATCAGTAATGTAGTTTCTGTATTATCCATGTCATTACAATAGAATCTTAAAGTAGTACGTAGATATACTGATAACCTTCACCTCTCCCACTTGAGGTTTTGGGGTCAAATATGGCTGGGATGAAATAAAGAACATTCCCCCTATATCCATGCCACTAAAGTTCTTGAGCACTTCTGTGCTTGGCTGCTTACAAACCTGAAACCAAATGTAGTCCTGTGTAATATCATTTCTGGTACTAATCTCttctcagattttattttccgacctttgttctttctttgatCTGATGACCTCAACTACTTATTTTATCCCCTGGAATGTCCTTTTGTAAGTTATTTCAGATCCATTGTAGAACCAGGCTGAATGTAAATAAAACACAGCTGCAGCATGACTTCCCACTGCCTATATGTTAAGGTGGAAACTGCTTAATGTAGTGTTTAGAATCTTTCATCTGGACCCAGCCATCTTTCCAGTCTCATCCCCATGTATGTTGAGCAAAATTCTTAGAATACCATTTACTTCCTGAATATCTACATTTCCCCTTTAATCTATTGTTCTCTAAAATTCAGACACTTCACTCATCCCTCACCCTTCACCCCCCACCCAGGAGCCAGAGAAGTAATGcttgtatatttataattaacCTTTAATTTAGCCTCTAATTAAAGTTTCATGCTCATAAGTAACCATGTGTGTAATACCGTATGTGTTTAATCACTGGCTGTGAAGCCCTTTGGGGTTTAATAGTTTGTATAAGATTGGAAAAGCTCACACTTGACAGTTTAGATGTGAGTCCACAAATAAAATGGCTTTTTGTTATTGTACAGAATGTTTATTATAGAATCAGTTTATAGTAGAGTGTCATTGGAAATCAGACATGCAagttagattattttaaaagcttggtATCATTAATGGAAAGTAACTGTGTGGCCATCACTGTCATTTTAACACTACCATGTCCCACCTGCTCTATGCCTGTAATTCTTAAAGTGTAGTGTGGGCCAAGTGGGAGGGTCATCTTTGTGTACCATCTTAGGTTGGTTAGAATTGAGTTTTcaattgttgttatttttaaattatatatttctattagTTTAAGGTCatgaacaatttattttattaaactatttGGATTAATATCAGTGGTAAGATGTAGTTATTTGTGACTTTCCAGTAATTAGGCATTAGGATCTGTATTTGCTAGGGTTCAAATATGAATTATCACTTATTACTGAAAGAACTGGATACCTCCCTCTTTTTTCTGCTGATGACTCCTGATTTCCCTTTCCTTGAGGAAAGAATTGCTTTTACATTCTTCCTTTTGCACGAGAGTAGGAATGTATGTGAGGTATTCTTAAGGAGTTCTGCTCCTCGCAAGTAGCAAGTTGTTCAAAAGAGTTTGAGCTATCAGTTCTATACCAGGCTCGGGAATTGAAGAGGTTGGCCCTTAGCAGGCAGCAGTCTCTTTACCGTTGCTCCCCAACCCTAGTCTATAACTTTACAGCAGAAGAGCTTAGGATTCTTATAAACTGATAACCTGTTTTCAATGTCTGATTCCTGTTTTAAATTTGTGGAGTTCATTGTAATGGGAAGCTGTAGGTGGTTTGGCCAAAGATGGAGCATACTTTGTACGTTCTAGAAGCAAATGCTTATGTCTATACTATTAGAAGAAAGAGCCTACAGATTATCTCTGATTGGAGAGCTATGTGTAGTGTTTTCGAGCAATGACTATAGTGATGGATTCCCTGGGTTGGAATCTCATCAGCAATATGAATTTCAACAACCCTTGAATCTCAGGTTATTTCTTTATAAGATGGAAATAAAGACACCTTACAAAGTTGTTCTGAGGATCAAGTGGGGGTAAtatgtttaaaagcatgtagGAAATGGAAACATTAAAAGATTAGCATGGTAATTATTAATTCCCCCATAAGTTGCTCTGTTACCTTTAGCCTGCCTCCTTTACCCTAAAGGTTTTGGCCTATTTCAAACTGGACCCTAATTTGTCCAGGGAAATTCTGCTATTCCAACTCTTTCACATGTATGCCCTGGCTTCCCTTGGCTTCTGTGACCAACATTACATTTATGGAGCATGTGGAAGTAATCTTGGAGATAAGATTTCTCATAATTTGCTCAAGATCTAACATAACTAAGAAATGATCTTGGAGTCAAGACGAAGTGAAAAGTGAGACAGAGGCTTATAGTAGTAACAATTTGTAACAAGTACTTGTTTCCCCTTGCCAACCAATACTGGGTTAGCAAAGCTTTTTACTGATCTGTGAAAATTTGTATCTCACAGCTGGTTTAATTTACATCTCAATTTTTAATgagcttagaattttttttctatgaattatctttttctttgcccacttttataTTAGATTCATCTTATAAATTTGTGAGAATTCTTAGTATATGTTAGGGATGACTTTTTCTCCTCCTACTTAGTAATAAAACAATAGAATGTGGATTGGCAGAGCACTCGGTGACATCTGATCCGTGCCCTATTCAGTATATAAATCTCTACCACATACCTACTATtcactgctggctttgaaaatgtgTTGGTTTCCATGGCTGATATGAACATATCCTATAAAGGAAAGACAACCCAGTGTTTTTGTTTCTATGGCctctaattctttattttctggGAAGCAGATATGAATTTCCTGTGCCCTTATTTCCTGTTTGGGGCCTTTATCAATATACTCACATGGCTTCTGGTATTTCCTTTCAATTGAAGAAACTGATCTTTGTGATCTGTGTGTGGTAATGTGGATAAGTAAACTTAAAATGAACATATGCATAGAAGTCAGCACAACAAAAACTATAGATATGAATGCAGGTACTCATTGACATCATCACActttttgaaatcttttaatATCCATGTATCTGAATATTTATTACTATACATAATGGAAAAGTTCCAAAAAATTTGAACCCTGAATTAAAACTTCAAGTATGGTTATTTATTCAGAATGCAGATTATTCTTAACTTAGCAAGATCAATATGCAAAGTCCTTCACACTTGTAGTagccaaatattttataaatgcaaacATCTCATAGATACTTAATAATATAGAAACCTGTCAGTTCTGGTCTAGAAGTGCAAATTTGGGAATTCagatataaattttccttttggcTTCCATTTTTGGTTTGATTGAACTTATCTGACCTTAAATGGATTGGCCAACCTCACTACCTTGGTTTTTGAGCAGTGAAATTGGTCATATGCAATTTTTTTCCCAGTGTTGAAGATTTCAAAGAGATAATATGAAACATTCTTACTCCTTCAATTATGATGTATTAATTTCTTCAAAGGAACTTTAAGCATAATATAAATAAACTCATTAATTTCTACAGTATTCCTTTGAAGTATTCTGTCAGTATTGCTGTTGCTACACAAATGGCAGGGTGCTTGAAAGCTGTAATGATTCATCCAGAGACACTGAACCAAATTTCTAGGTCATTCTCCTTCTGAAAAAGTTCACTTTATACAAAGAACAttggtttcctcttcttttttcaggCAATATGCTGGATAACTGTGTCATACAGACCACTTTAGTGCTTTCAACTTTAAGTATTTGCTATTGGCAAAACTTGTTAAATTGATCTTTATGTGATTTTAATTAGGAAAGGCTATCTAGATTCTTAAGGTTTGAATTACTTAAGTTTGGGATCAACTTCTACCTGTAGCAATATTTAGAGTGGTTTAGATATAAGGAAGTTCACCTCTCTGCCATCACTCCTGCTTCTTTGGGCTTAGATTCTTCACAACACATGAGCTTAGAATCTCCTGGCATAGGAGAAAAATGCCTTTTATACCAGTTCTGCTCCCTAAGCAAAGATCAAGGCAGTCGGCAGCATTTTTCCCCCAGCTCCAAAGCAAACCAACATGAGCAAATCCGCACTGGCTCTAGCACCACTGCCTGTACACTGAGCATCTGGGCTGAGTGTAGCAACTTTAACGTGTAGTGCAAACCCGTCCCCTGTAGAAGAGAATCATCACAGAGGAACTCTTCTGGTTTCTCCTGGTTTGGCATTCTTTCTGGTTCTTCTCCCAAAAAAcggttttaaagaataaaattataaaatttccaaggaaatgaaaatacattgaaatatatcaaaatattaaaataatttttatatagtaaTATGTGTTGCTATAGAAACATTCAAATGATTTTGAACAAGTATGGGTGTAAAATCTATTGTGAGAAATCTATAATAATCATAGTATGATGGTTTTAAACCTTAAATCTAAAATAGAACACAATAGTAAGAGCTTTAgttataatttcctttcttttgtggaCCACCATGGAACAAAGACCCAAAGAGGCTTGATGACAACTCTGGTTCTGTTGCTGCATCTGGAAAATCATAATAGTACTTAATAGTTTATAAATGTTCTCCAGCCATCAGTTCTAGAAATACTTTCTAAAATGAAGGCTTAATATATAGAGACAGTAAAATGCTTGTTTGGAAAGTAAAGTGTAAGATGGTACATAATCGATAGAAACATTCTGGGGCTGGAAAGAGAATCTTTATTCTTCAGCTGTGCATAGCTGAAACCTTATAGATAGgtatttccagaaaagaaattaatcCTTTTGAATAATGTTCAGCCATATTGTCTTTACTATTCTGCTTTCAGTAAGGGAATTTAAAAGCAGATATAAACTATCTCCCCCATGCCCCTTTTTTCTTCAACAgactacatttttgttttgaattcagAAGAAGTGGGGAATGGGGTTTTTTATGGAATGATAGTACTTGTGTTAAATGTTCACCCAATTTCTCcctccagtctctctctctctggaattGAGATTATATGGATGCCAAGATGAAACAACTGGAGCTTAActatgttttatttcaaataaaactatGACATTAAATTGTTAAAGCTATCTTCTACTCTAAAATCAAATAATTCATTTTGCTAGCTACCAcccactgcaaaaaaaaatttcctgaaaatACTCAGCTGATGAGATTGAGTTATTTTTTTCACTGGCACATGACTATTTCCATTCTATACTAGAACACAGAACAAAATGTTTATGtatttcaagcattttttttttccaggggatTGGGGAAAGGTTGGGGATGGTGGCACTGGGAAAGAAAACACAGGTTCTGGCACAATTGTATCTGTGTAAGGTAAACTACGTCTTTGGATCTAAATCCTGGCAATAAGACAGCAAATCCCATGTTACTGACTAGACCTGTAATGATCACTTGCCTAacattttctctcccctcccatccccttttcttataaggtaaatttgaagaaaaagaagatagtGTGCCTAAGCTGGAGCAGCTCAACAGCCTGGGTTGTATGACTAATATGAATCTAgtattaacaaaacaaaatttgctaCATATGGAACTATTATTATTAGAAACCTTTCAGtggaacctctgccttccaaCAGCTGCCCATTTCATTGAGTATTACCTCTCTGAAGCAGTACACGAAACAGATCTTCATGACGGCTGGCCAATGATTTGCTTGGAAAAGACTAAACTCTACATGGCCAAATATGCAGATTACTTCCTGGAAGTGTCTTTGCAAGGTGGGTTGTTGTGAATACCAGTAAGTGACTTGTGCACTTGTGACTCGTGTATTCTGTTCCTTAAGTTCATTTTTGGTGTCTCCACAGATTATGCCTTTCTAAATTATGCACCTTCTTTAGTAGCTGCTGCATGTGTGGCTTCTTCGAGGATTATACTTCGTCTTTCTCCAACGTGGCCTACAAGACTGCATCGTCTTACTGCCTACTCTTGGGATTTCTTAGTACAGTGTATTGAACGACTATTGATGTAAGCCTTTTTATTCTTGTGTTTGTACTTTCTCATTAACAGTTTTTTTCATGCATGAGGTGCCCTGAAAACAACTTCTGAAAGGCACAGAGTTTCTAGGTTATTTGATTTTAGCAGCAGTTACTTGCTGCCATGAGCAAGCCCATGTATGAGCAGAACTCTGGGGAAGGAGAGTCCCTTTTGGCCATTAACCAGTTAGAAGGTGTCATTGCTAGAATGATTCTGGGCACATGATAAGGAAAGGAGCTGCTTTTTTTGTGTCTGTAAGTCAGTAACTCTGAGATCAGTCCAGGCCAGCCTTGCCCCATTCCTAACATCTTTGAATTTTGGGGGCCACCAGGATGTTACCAAAGTGGCAGCCACACTTACGTGCTTATTGTGGACACAGctcccaaactggaaataatcctCAAAGCTACCAGGAAGGTTCACATCAAGGGAAATAGCTTTAGAAGGACACAAGCGGGGTCTCACTGTTGTTGGAATTATGGTGCAGTGACTGCTACCTGGGTAGTGGTGGCAAGTGGTGGAAGAAGCTGTTGGGGAGTTGGGGATGGGGCCTGACTTTCTTGCAAATTCTTctcaagtaatatttttaatagtttcctttctctccatgtTTCAGCGCTCACGATAATGATGtgaaagaagcaaacaaacagagAGGGCAAGCAGGACCTCAGTCAGCGCAACTAAGTATGTTCCAGACAGCCTCCCAGCCCTCACGGCCAGTTCACTTTCAGCAACCTCAGTATCTCCATCAGACACATCAGACCTCACTGCAGTATCGCCATCCTACGTCAGAACAACCAAGCTGTCAGCAGATTGTATCGACCACACACACCTCATCTTACACACTACAGACATGTCCTGCTGGCTTCCAAACTAGTGTTCAGGGCCTTGGGCACATGCAGACTGGTGTTGGGATGTCACTGGCAATACCAGTAGAAGTTAAGCCCTGTCTGAGTGTTTCTTATAACCGGAGTTATCAGATAAATGAACATTACCCTTGTATTACTCCATGTTTTGAAAGGTGATTATGTGTGAAGCTGATAACTGACCCAGACTGCTTTGTGACATGAAGCTATGGGTAAGCGTTTTGTAAACTTCTGTTCAAAAGGAAAGGGATCTAAGTGACATCAGAACTCTTCAGGTGCCAGCACCAGGAAGACTGAATATCCCTTTTAATGCACCATGAATCCTGGGAGGACTAAGCAAATTAACAGTATGTCAAATTCTGTTACAACAAATCCTTGTATGACAAAAATGTTCAAGTCCTGGCTGATGgtccaaatatttcaaaaatactcAATACAACAGAAAATTTGGACAGACTCCAATTTGCCATTTTGAGAATTGACCTGTGGTAGCATCTGGGCCTAATGTTGGCTTCTAAGTCAAAGACTAAATGTTTATCTTATCTATGGACTTGCCAAACAGTCTTTTATGAAGGAAAGTTACagtattaatttttgaaaaggtttttttattctgcaattttttatttttgttctacaCATGAATTTTTGACTAAGTTTAAACTTACGAATTGTTATGCTGTACCAATCTGTGcagtgaaaaaatttttttagatgaTTCTATATAACTTCCTCTCATAAATAGTATAGGTATCTGGATTAATATACTAAAATTAA from Theropithecus gelada isolate Dixy chromosome 9, Tgel_1.0, whole genome shotgun sequence includes these protein-coding regions:
- the CCNJ gene encoding cyclin-J isoform X1, with the protein product MELEGQWWRGQLAADIHQALRYKELKLPSYKGQSPQLSLRRYFADLIAIVSNRFTLCPSARHLAVYLLDLFMDRYDISIQQLHLVALSCLLLASKFEEKEDSVPKLEQLNSLGCMTNMNLVLTKQNLLHMELLLLETFQWNLCLPTAAHFIEYYLSEAVHETDLHDGWPMICLEKTKLYMAKYADYFLEVSLQDYAFLNYAPSLVAAACVASSRIILRLSPTWPTRLHRLTAYSWDFLVQCIERLLIAHDNDVKEANKQRGQAGPQSAQLSMFQTASQPSRPVHFQQPQYLHQTHQTSLQYRHPTSEQPSCQQIVSTTHTSSYTLQTCPAGFQTSVQGLGHMQTGVGMSLAIPVEVKPCLSVSYNRSYQINEHYPCITPCFER
- the CCNJ gene encoding cyclin-J isoform X3, which encodes MELEGQWWRGQLAADIHQALRYKELKLPSYKGQSPQLSLRRYFADLIAIVSNRFTLCPSARHLAVYLLDLFMDRYDISIQQLHLVALSCLLLASKFEEKEDSVPKLEQLNSLGCMTNMNLVLTKQNLLHMELLLLETFQWNLCLPTAAHFIEYYLSEAVHETDLHDGWPMICLEKTKLYMAKYADYFLEVSLQAAACVASSRIILRLSPTWPTRLHRLTAYSWDFLVQCIERLLIAHDNDVKEANKQRGQAGPQSAQLSMFQTASQPSRPVHFQQPQYLHQTHQTSLQYRHPTSEQPSCQQIVSTTHTSSYTLQTCPAGFQTSVQGLGHMQTGVGMSLAIPVEVKPCLSVSYNRSYQINEHYPCITPCFER
- the CCNJ gene encoding cyclin-J isoform X2; translated protein: MELEGQWWRGQLAADIHQALRYKELKLPSYKGQSPQLSLRRYFADLIAIVSNRFTLCPSARHLAVYLLDLFMDRYDISIQQLHLVALSCLLLASKFEEKEDSVPKLEQLNSLGCMTNMNLVLTKQNLLHMELLLLETFQWNLCLPTAAHFIEYYLSEAVHETDLHDGWPMICLEKTKLYMAKYADYFLEVSLQVAAACVASSRIILRLSPTWPTRLHRLTAYSWDFLVQCIERLLIAHDNDVKEANKQRGQAGPQSAQLSMFQTASQPSRPVHFQQPQYLHQTHQTSLQYRHPTSEQPSCQQIVSTTHTSSYTLQTCPAGFQTSVQGLGHMQTGVGMSLAIPVEVKPCLSVSYNRSYQINEHYPCITPCFER